In Aureibaculum algae, the following are encoded in one genomic region:
- a CDS encoding DUF4126 domain-containing protein, protein MPETIFSILLGIGLAASVGFRIFVPLFALSLASYYQIIPLNENWEWIGSSAAMITLGIATVVEIGAYLIPWLDNLLDVIAVPLAAVAGTAVMLSTAVDLDPIITWSLAIIAGGGTATAIKASTSTARLTATATTGGIANPIVSTVESGTSIIMAVLAFVAPVLAIVFVIIILWLLFKVFKWFKPKKQIDG, encoded by the coding sequence ATGCCCGAAACAATTTTTAGTATTCTATTAGGTATTGGCCTAGCTGCTTCGGTGGGTTTTAGAATATTTGTACCACTTTTTGCGTTGAGTTTAGCTTCCTATTATCAGATTATTCCCTTAAATGAAAATTGGGAATGGATAGGCAGTTCTGCGGCAATGATTACTTTAGGTATTGCAACAGTCGTTGAAATTGGTGCCTACCTTATTCCTTGGTTAGATAATTTATTAGATGTTATTGCTGTGCCTTTGGCAGCCGTTGCAGGTACTGCAGTAATGTTATCAACAGCGGTCGATTTAGACCCAATAATAACATGGTCTTTGGCTATTATTGCAGGTGGAGGAACGGCTACTGCTATTAAAGCATCTACAAGTACGGCAAGATTAACAGCAACAGCTACCACTGGTGGTATTGCGAACCCCATAGTGTCAACAGTTGAATCAGGTACCTCAATAATTATGGCTGTTTTAGCTTTTGTGGCTCCAGTTTTAGCCATAGTTTTTGTAATTATTATATTGTGGTTATTATTTAAAGTATTCAAATGGTTTAAGCCAAAAAAACAGATAGATGGATAA
- a CDS encoding cob(I)yrinic acid a,c-diamide adenosyltransferase, with translation MKIYTKTGDKGQTSLYGGTRVPKYHLRIEAYGTVDELNSHIGLLKDQKITEPTAKTLLKVQNELFTLGAMLATPPEKETLKNGKERLNIPKITTSDIEYLENEIDTMQQTLPQMTHFVLPGGHQTVSFCHIARCICRRAERLSVQLNENDPINDHIIMYLNRLSDYLFVLARKLTYDNHVEEIPWLPSKN, from the coding sequence ATGAAAATATATACAAAAACAGGAGATAAAGGACAAACGTCACTTTATGGAGGCACCCGCGTACCTAAATATCATTTACGTATTGAAGCTTATGGCACTGTTGATGAATTAAATTCACATATTGGCTTATTAAAAGATCAAAAAATTACGGAACCTACAGCGAAAACATTACTAAAAGTTCAAAATGAACTGTTTACACTTGGTGCCATGTTAGCCACGCCTCCTGAAAAGGAAACTTTAAAAAATGGTAAGGAACGTTTAAATATTCCGAAAATCACAACGTCTGACATCGAATATTTGGAAAATGAAATAGATACAATGCAGCAAACATTGCCGCAAATGACCCATTTTGTATTGCCAGGTGGTCACCAAACTGTGTCATTTTGTCATATTGCTAGATGTATTTGTCGTCGTGCTGAGCGTTTATCGGTGCAGCTCAATGAAAATGACCCTATTAATGATCATATAATCATGTATCTAAATAGACTATCAGACTATCTTTTTGTATTGGCACGGAAGTTGACTTATGATAATCATGTTGAGGAGATACCTTGGCTACCTAGTAAAAATTAG